A section of the Anabaena cylindrica PCC 7122 genome encodes:
- a CDS encoding NUDIX hydrolase, which yields MNKSGQIRVIVLALIRDGERIFVSEGYDPTKQSTFYRALGGGVEFGETSSIALEREFQEEIQADLTNIRYLSCIENLFIFNGKQGHEIIQLYQCDFADPKFYKIESLTFSESPDRKHRALWIDIARFKSGELRLVPEIFFDYL from the coding sequence ATGAATAAATCAGGTCAAATTCGAGTCATAGTTTTAGCTCTAATTCGAGACGGTGAAAGAATATTTGTTTCTGAAGGTTATGACCCTACCAAACAATCAACATTTTATCGTGCTTTAGGCGGTGGTGTTGAATTTGGCGAAACTAGTTCTATAGCTTTAGAAAGAGAATTTCAAGAAGAAATCCAAGCTGATTTAACAAATATTCGCTATTTGAGTTGTATCGAAAATCTGTTTATCTTTAATGGTAAACAAGGACATGAAATTATTCAACTTTATCAATGCGATTTTGCAGATCCTAAATTTTACAAAATCGAAAGTTTAACTTTTTCCGAATCTCCAGATCGTAAGCATCGCGCTTTATGGATAGATATTGCTCGATTTAAATCAGGAGAATTAAGGTTAGTGCCTGAGATATTTTTTGATTATTTGTAA
- a CDS encoding ATP-binding protein, whose translation MEAEKALESIQQKILQVKRKAFNSIESKVFIQIWKGKTYAEMLGIIYKSNDKPYSEVYFLEVANKRIFPKIRTLLNNDDIDKYNFKEEIEIFLRNNDETERFSSNDNKIIDSPEDNQNPFVPTTGRIEKIEKFFGREKEIKQIFELINNSSSVAIIGEQAIGKSSLLYAVYQQSINILKSPRQNVFIDMNNIHNQEDFYFAICEKIDIPDSTGYRFTRNSQDKRVLLILDNVGKLNGEGFTRDVRDHLRGLSEGENACLKLVLAANESLKTLFNDSYQISPLADICQQIDIFPWNEIIIRNFITKRLQSTTIDFTEADIQELIQSSGGHPQKLTQICYDLYKKYSQKNNI comes from the coding sequence ATGGAAGCAGAAAAAGCATTAGAATCTATTCAACAAAAAATATTACAAGTAAAAAGAAAAGCATTTAATAGCATAGAATCAAAAGTTTTTATCCAAATTTGGAAAGGCAAAACTTATGCTGAAATGTTAGGTATTATATATAAATCTAACGATAAGCCATATTCGGAAGTGTATTTTCTTGAAGTAGCTAACAAAAGAATATTTCCGAAAATTAGAACACTTTTAAATAATGACGATATTGATAAATATAATTTTAAAGAAGAAATAGAAATATTTTTGAGAAATAATGATGAAACAGAAAGATTTTCAAGCAATGATAATAAAATTATAGATAGTCCTGAAGATAATCAAAATCCCTTTGTTCCCACAACGGGAAGAATAGAGAAAATAGAAAAGTTTTTTGGTAGAGAAAAAGAAATAAAGCAGATATTTGAACTTATCAATAATTCCAGTAGTGTTGCCATTATTGGTGAACAAGCAATTGGTAAATCATCTTTATTATATGCAGTTTATCAACAATCAATAAATATTTTAAAATCTCCACGTCAAAACGTTTTTATAGATATGAATAATATTCATAATCAAGAAGATTTTTATTTTGCTATATGTGAAAAAATTGATATACCAGATAGTACAGGTTATAGATTTACTAGAAATTCACAAGATAAAAGAGTATTATTAATTTTAGATAATGTTGGTAAATTGAATGGAGAAGGATTTACAAGGGATGTGAGAGATCATTTACGGGGTTTATCTGAGGGTGAAAATGCTTGTTTAAAATTAGTTTTAGCCGCCAATGAATCTTTAAAAACATTATTTAATGATAGTTATCAAATATCCCCGTTAGCAGATATTTGTCAACAAATAGATATTTTCCCTTGGAATGAAATAATTATCCGTAATTTTATTACCAAGCGATTACAATCAACCACAATTGATTTTACAGAAGCAGATATCCAAGAACTGATTCAATCAAGCGGTGGACATCCGCAAAAATTAACCCAAATTTGTTATGATTTGTATAAAAAATATTCTCAAAAAAACAATATTTAA
- a CDS encoding Sll0314/Alr1548 family TPR repeat-containing protein — protein sequence MSKQFFIPQLIMFFRFPNLVKVTFATTFALNLLVNPAWAGDPFRSGEQHKIGDRTEAAFKAIFQQGNYPAAADHLQKAISEEPNEPLAYAMKASFAYGDQDLAGLDKYSKKTLEAGQKLIASDPLRGNLYTGVGNFLEGAVMITRDKSVNGVSKALSRLTKVYEYLDKAEAIAPNDPEVNLLRGYMNLMLAVNLPFISPDQAIEKLERNAAPRYLVDRGIALAYRDLKQYPQALDYVNRALKSTTDNPEIYYLKAQILHEKGKKEKSQNLIKDAIVHFDKALTKKSQLPASLVKQIEHERRTAASRLTNLS from the coding sequence ATGTCCAAACAATTTTTCATTCCTCAATTAATTATGTTTTTCCGATTTCCTAACCTTGTTAAAGTCACCTTTGCTACTACTTTTGCGCTAAATTTATTGGTGAATCCTGCTTGGGCTGGTGATCCGTTTCGGAGTGGTGAACAGCATAAAATTGGCGATCGCACAGAAGCCGCTTTTAAAGCCATTTTTCAACAAGGAAATTACCCAGCAGCCGCAGATCATCTGCAAAAAGCAATCTCTGAGGAACCAAATGAACCCCTGGCTTACGCTATGAAGGCTTCTTTCGCTTATGGCGATCAGGATTTAGCCGGCTTAGATAAGTACAGTAAAAAAACTTTAGAAGCTGGACAAAAGCTGATTGCTAGTGATCCCTTACGCGGTAATTTATACACTGGTGTGGGCAACTTTTTAGAGGGTGCAGTCATGATCACCCGTGACAAGAGTGTTAATGGTGTATCAAAAGCCCTGAGTCGCTTGACAAAAGTTTATGAGTATTTAGATAAAGCCGAAGCGATCGCACCTAATGATCCAGAGGTAAACTTACTCCGGGGTTATATGAATTTAATGTTAGCCGTTAATTTGCCTTTTATCAGCCCAGATCAAGCAATTGAAAAGTTAGAAAGAAATGCTGCACCTAGGTATTTAGTAGATCGGGGTATTGCTTTAGCCTACCGGGATTTGAAACAATATCCTCAAGCCTTAGATTATGTCAATCGAGCCTTAAAATCGACTACTGACAATCCAGAAATCTATTATCTCAAAGCCCAGATATTGCACGAAAAGGGTAAAAAAGAAAAAAGCCAGAATTTGATTAAAGATGCAATAGTTCATTTTGATAAAGCTTTAACCAAAAAATCCCAACTTCCCGCTAGTCTAGTCAAACAAATTGAACACGAACGCAGAACCGCAGCCAGCCGATTGACTAATCTGTCATAG
- the rsmG gene encoding 16S rRNA (guanine(527)-N(7))-methyltransferase RsmG, producing MNLESLPVSSLPEMAEIWQQTLNWQPTTQQQNQFQQLYELILEGNRQLNLTRITEPEEFWEKHLWDSFRGIAPKQHFIDSLHQDASVIDIGTGAGFPGIPISIIFPNSQVTLLDSTRKKINFIDIILSNLSLINAKTIVSRAEEIGQEPKHRQSYDLALIRAVGTASACAEYSLPLVKKGGLAVIYRGSWTKEETASLQNAANQLGGVIELIEEFTTPLTQSIRHCLYLRKVAHTPVHFPRPVGIPKQKPL from the coding sequence ATGAATTTAGAATCTTTACCTGTATCCAGTTTACCAGAAATGGCAGAAATCTGGCAGCAAACACTTAATTGGCAACCAACAACTCAACAGCAAAATCAATTTCAGCAGTTGTATGAATTAATTTTAGAAGGAAATCGCCAACTTAATTTAACTCGTATTACCGAACCTGAAGAATTTTGGGAAAAACATCTTTGGGACTCTTTCAGAGGAATTGCACCAAAACAGCATTTTATTGATTCCCTTCATCAAGATGCATCTGTTATTGATATTGGTACAGGTGCAGGTTTTCCAGGTATACCAATTTCTATTATTTTCCCAAATTCTCAAGTCACCTTATTAGATTCAACTCGCAAAAAAATTAATTTTATTGATATTATATTAAGTAATCTCTCTTTAATTAATGCTAAAACTATTGTTAGCAGAGCAGAAGAAATTGGTCAAGAACCTAAGCATCGTCAAAGCTATGACTTAGCTCTAATTCGTGCCGTGGGAACAGCTTCAGCCTGTGCTGAGTATAGTTTACCTTTAGTAAAAAAAGGCGGTTTAGCTGTCATTTATCGGGGTAGTTGGACTAAAGAAGAAACCGCAAGTCTACAAAATGCGGCTAATCAACTAGGTGGAGTAATTGAATTAATTGAAGAATTTACAACTCCTTTAACTCAAAGCATTCGTCATTGTTTATATTTGCGGAAAGTAGCACACACCCCAGTTCATTTTCCTCGTCCTGTAGGTATACCCAAACAAAAGCCTTTGTAA
- a CDS encoding Uma2 family endonuclease translates to MSIQLMTRRFTVAQYNQMNQAGILTEDDRVELINGEIIEMSPIGRRHATCVNRLNFLFSQLLTKKVIVSVQNPIILNNLSEPQPDIALLKPRVDFYEAGHPQPEDILLLVEVADSSIEYDRELKIPLYASSGICEVWLIDIYEQLITVYRYPNANGYSEIKTFRHGDILNIQAFPELTLRVNDVLG, encoded by the coding sequence ATGTCTATTCAATTAATGACAAGACGTTTCACAGTTGCACAATACAACCAAATGAATCAAGCTGGTATTCTCACAGAAGATGACAGAGTAGAACTTATTAACGGAGAAATTATTGAAATGTCCCCCATTGGTAGAAGACACGCAACTTGTGTAAACCGTTTAAATTTTCTTTTTTCACAATTACTTACTAAAAAGGTAATAGTGTCTGTACAAAATCCCATTATCTTAAATAATCTATCAGAACCACAACCCGATATAGCATTACTCAAACCTCGTGTAGATTTTTATGAAGCTGGACACCCACAACCAGAGGATATATTGCTATTAGTTGAAGTTGCAGATAGTAGCATTGAATATGACAGAGAACTGAAAATTCCTCTTTATGCAAGTAGCGGTATTTGTGAAGTTTGGTTAATAGATATTTATGAACAACTAATTACAGTTTATCGCTACCCTAATGCAAATGGTTATAGTGAAATCAAAACTTTCCGACATGGTGATATTCTAAATATACAAGCATTTCCTGAACTTACGTTGAGAGTTAATGATGTACTAGGATAG
- a CDS encoding DUF3531 family protein yields the protein MHIQFREFNPFDVWIWLKFNMIPSEREKKYVEEVFNSWFYLGKLGAFNAENLQVQETGLELSYLDYDPQGYNKSFLALMHNMGEFEYEGEWGRCWFDMGTSDAISLDILINALTQLSEEYVDIQELYIGGENPDWPIEDSETRADAIYNN from the coding sequence ATGCACATTCAATTTCGTGAGTTTAATCCTTTTGATGTCTGGATTTGGTTGAAATTCAACATGATTCCCTCTGAACGGGAAAAAAAATATGTAGAAGAAGTATTTAATTCTTGGTTTTATCTTGGTAAATTAGGAGCATTTAATGCTGAAAATCTCCAGGTACAGGAAACTGGTTTAGAACTCAGCTATCTGGATTATGATCCACAAGGTTATAACAAAAGCTTTCTCGCTTTGATGCACAACATGGGCGAGTTTGAGTATGAAGGAGAATGGGGGCGTTGCTGGTTTGATATGGGAACTAGTGATGCTATCTCTCTCGATATCTTAATCAACGCCCTGACTCAATTAAGTGAGGAATATGTTGATATTCAAGAACTATATATCGGTGGAGAAAATCCAGATTGGCCTATCGAAGATAGCGAAACTCGTGCTGATGCAATTTACAATAACTAA
- a CDS encoding DUF29 domain-containing protein — MTQASELYSLYEVDNEKWLVQTLKLLKEKQLENLDLEHLIEELEAVSRRDRLTVESFLEQIIRHLLLLEYWQEQHEYNANHWQAEIMSFRNQLNEYLTQNLRNHLQENQLKVYQKALKYVKQKTGMIIHFPEDCPYTLEQLLNQDWLP; from the coding sequence ATGACTCAAGCAAGTGAACTATATTCTCTGTATGAAGTTGATAATGAGAAATGGTTAGTACAAACCTTGAAACTATTAAAAGAAAAACAACTAGAAAATCTCGACTTAGAGCATTTGATTGAGGAATTAGAAGCGGTGAGTCGTCGAGACAGATTAACAGTTGAAAGTTTTCTAGAACAAATTATCAGACATTTATTACTTCTTGAATATTGGCAAGAGCAACATGAATATAACGCCAATCATTGGCAAGCTGAAATTATGAGCTTTAGAAACCAACTCAACGAGTATTTAACTCAAAATCTACGAAATCATTTACAAGAAAACCAATTAAAAGTTTATCAAAAAGCATTAAAATATGTCAAGCAGAAAACAGGTATGATAATTCATTTTCCTGAAGATTGTCCATATACTCTCGAACAATTATTAAATCAAGATTGGCTGCCTTGA
- a CDS encoding nuclease A inhibitor family protein, translating to MTITLADCTVSITTDGVGFNARTFETHELATEAEALEFYETTIRRENPSYQPPTDSLSTEVEEEEEEEEFEPLTFDFDLNEQNLATDELVNRLAVVLPGLEIYESESSGYPFKTFVCKVEDQGEFTIDKLLLAEGFMQPIAWDNFLADVITNSSNLTSNLALEANLNPEEIAHKCRMLETTLQSQCKNIAVYKIMHFDPLLAGEKIDEFHIIVGETHDGNWVGISPQIGSIEDIRTDTERLPIYTDFTPSSSTQTLINTLPTIVNGLEFATTPNTTNREFYLTSANSQEQTIYQLVDAIDFVITCNFAPFGSVAEYEDREFFRYIHPLDQLLQLNLTNLREYVIGSYSLYHLYSIGNTNSGDAVGVSTVAVWT from the coding sequence ATGACGATTACTCTCGCCGATTGTACAGTCAGCATCACAACTGACGGTGTTGGTTTCAATGCACGCACTTTTGAAACCCATGAATTGGCTACTGAAGCCGAAGCGCTGGAATTTTACGAAACAACTATTCGCAGGGAAAACCCTAGTTATCAGCCGCCAACAGATTCATTATCTACTGAGGTAGAGGAAGAAGAAGAGGAAGAGGAATTTGAGCCGTTAACATTTGATTTCGATTTGAATGAACAGAATTTAGCAACAGATGAATTAGTAAATCGTTTAGCAGTAGTGCTACCCGGTTTAGAAATTTATGAGAGTGAATCTAGCGGTTATCCTTTTAAAACATTTGTTTGTAAAGTAGAAGATCAAGGAGAATTTACTATAGATAAGCTGCTTTTAGCAGAGGGATTTATGCAGCCGATTGCATGGGATAATTTTTTGGCAGATGTCATTACTAATAGCAGTAATCTCACCAGCAATTTGGCTTTAGAAGCAAATCTGAACCCTGAAGAAATTGCTCATAAATGTCGAATGTTAGAAACTACATTGCAATCGCAATGTAAAAACATTGCTGTTTATAAAATCATGCATTTTGATCCGTTATTAGCTGGAGAAAAAATTGATGAATTTCATATTATTGTAGGTGAAACTCATGATGGGAATTGGGTGGGAATTTCACCACAAATTGGTTCTATTGAGGATATTAGAACTGACACGGAGAGATTGCCAATTTATACAGACTTTACTCCTTCATCCAGCACTCAAACATTAATTAATACCTTGCCAACCATAGTAAATGGCTTGGAGTTTGCTACCACTCCAAACACCACTAATAGAGAATTTTATTTAACATCTGCTAATTCTCAAGAACAAACAATTTATCAGTTAGTTGATGCAATTGATTTTGTTATTACCTGCAATTTTGCTCCCTTTGGTTCAGTAGCAGAATATGAAGATCGTGAATTTTTCCGTTACATCCATCCCTTAGATCAACTGTTACAGTTAAATCTCACAAATTTACGCGAATATGTGATTGGTTCCTATTCTCTTTATCACTTATACAGTATTGGTAATACAAATAGTGGTGATGCGGTAGGAGTTTCAACTGTTGCTGTCTGGACTTGA
- a CDS encoding ABC transporter ATP-binding protein encodes MLYLRNLTYHPTACPTAILKSINLELPPQQLGLIIGPSGSGKSTLLEILSGLAEPTSGAAFWREQQLIAEQLQQLAGIVFQFPERHFCGGTILEELRLGHPELGSERVQQALSEVGLEHLSLSTPPHALSGGQQRRLALSVQLIRQPNLLLLDEPTAGLDWSMRRQLVNLLAKLKKDWTLLVVTHDAGDLLPIADRCWTLNHGVLTAVDPATLENKVKEVVIRNS; translated from the coding sequence ATGCTCTATCTCAGAAATCTAACTTATCACCCCACAGCTTGCCCAACCGCAATTCTTAAATCTATCAACTTGGAATTACCACCCCAGCAACTAGGTTTGATTATTGGCCCCAGCGGTTCCGGCAAAAGTACCTTACTAGAAATTTTATCTGGACTGGCTGAACCTACCTCCGGTGCAGCTTTTTGGAGAGAACAACAACTGATAGCCGAACAACTACAACAATTAGCCGGAATCGTATTTCAGTTTCCAGAAAGGCACTTTTGCGGTGGTACAATCTTAGAAGAATTACGTTTAGGGCATCCTGAATTAGGTTCAGAGCGAGTTCAACAGGCATTAAGCGAAGTGGGATTAGAGCATTTATCCTTATCTACACCACCCCATGCTTTAAGCGGTGGACAACAAAGACGTTTAGCCTTATCCGTGCAATTGATTCGCCAACCAAATTTATTATTATTAGATGAACCCACCGCCGGTTTAGATTGGTCAATGCGTCGTCAACTAGTAAACTTATTAGCGAAACTCAAAAAAGATTGGACTTTATTAGTTGTAACACACGATGCTGGCGATCTGTTACCAATAGCTGACCGTTGTTGGACACTAAATCATGGTGTATTAACAGCAGTTGACCCCGCAACATTAGAAAATAAAGTGAAAGAAGTAGTAATTCGTAATTCCTAA
- a CDS encoding DUF3370 domain-containing protein, with amino-acid sequence MPVQQLKNKLPVTLFILLSGVAITQSIGCSKLYFDNNKNVADAQTPPKPAPQEIIQAGEVRALPGKLDTIPVFNSNSPEWVKTEGVLLSTFPPNGKTVPAAHLNFPFQGRFDLFAHHYSHTPKDLQTLYLGIVLHNPGKKSVTVDVLQGASYLMQDAPFVTLAPYIENNDGKAFSGPGNRAVADVLRGVRQADFPAKLVIPAGKSRMLLNHPIPVRNLEKPVNGRSSFFRLRSGGKVYTASLAMYAKKNADGSDRAPTLAEWQALLNNGNFAGPRDKVPTAPDAKGGQLIYGRVAGVSQGSRWEAKLVDKPETQTLTIPQPGKAISYPIATLRAGRLGTEQSQTAKMLVRYADTAYEAHGNYGVEYNLSLPLSNNTEKAQTVSMTLETPLKDDKLAQGGVRFRKPSLDFPFFRGTVRLRYADDQGEQRTRYVHLWHRTGQVLEPLTKVVLQPGMRRMVQLDLIYPPDSTPPQVLTVRTLEK; translated from the coding sequence ATGCCAGTTCAACAGCTAAAAAATAAACTACCTGTAACTCTATTCATACTTCTATCAGGAGTGGCTATTACCCAGAGTATTGGTTGTAGCAAGTTATACTTTGATAATAACAAAAATGTAGCAGATGCCCAAACTCCACCTAAACCAGCACCCCAAGAAATTATTCAAGCGGGAGAAGTGCGGGCTTTACCTGGGAAATTAGATACCATACCTGTTTTTAACAGTAATAGCCCGGAATGGGTAAAAACTGAAGGAGTTTTACTTTCTACATTTCCCCCCAATGGGAAAACAGTTCCCGCAGCACATCTTAATTTTCCCTTTCAAGGACGCTTTGATTTATTTGCTCATCACTATAGCCATACTCCTAAAGATTTGCAAACGCTTTATTTGGGTATAGTTTTGCATAATCCTGGTAAAAAATCTGTAACAGTCGATGTTTTACAGGGTGCGAGTTATTTAATGCAAGATGCACCTTTTGTCACTTTAGCGCCATACATTGAAAATAATGATGGAAAGGCTTTTTCTGGGCCGGGAAATAGGGCTGTAGCTGATGTGTTGCGAGGAGTTCGTCAAGCTGATTTTCCGGCTAAATTGGTAATTCCTGCGGGAAAAAGTCGGATGTTGTTAAATCATCCTATTCCGGTGCGAAATTTAGAAAAACCTGTCAATGGTCGGTCGAGCTTTTTTCGTTTGCGTAGCGGTGGCAAAGTTTATACAGCTAGTTTGGCGATGTATGCGAAGAAAAATGCTGATGGTTCTGACCGTGCGCCAACTTTGGCAGAATGGCAAGCTTTATTAAATAACGGTAATTTTGCTGGGCCAAGAGATAAAGTTCCTACAGCACCAGATGCTAAAGGCGGTCAATTGATTTATGGTCGTGTAGCGGGCGTTTCTCAAGGTTCTCGGTGGGAAGCAAAACTGGTGGATAAACCGGAAACGCAAACTTTGACAATTCCCCAACCTGGTAAGGCGATTTCCTATCCTATAGCTACTTTGCGGGCTGGTAGATTAGGTACTGAACAAAGTCAAACGGCGAAGATGTTGGTGCGTTATGCCGACACCGCTTATGAGGCACATGGGAATTATGGTGTGGAATATAATCTCAGTTTGCCTTTAAGTAATAATACAGAAAAAGCTCAAACTGTTTCCATGACTTTAGAAACACCTTTAAAAGACGATAAATTAGCTCAAGGTGGTGTCCGCTTCCGAAAACCATCCTTAGATTTTCCTTTCTTTCGGGGGACAGTGCGGTTGCGTTATGCTGATGATCAGGGGGAACAAAGGACGCGCTATGTGCATTTATGGCATCGTACTGGTCAAGTTCTGGAACCTTTGACAAAAGTTGTGTTACAACCTGGAATGAGGCGCATGGTGCAGCTAGATTTGATTTATCCACCCGATTCCACTCCACCCCAGGTGTTGACGGTGAGAACTTTAGAAAAATGA
- a CDS encoding small RNA NsiR4-regulated ssr1528 family protein, with protein sequence MTTEINLGEQTTTGADAIDVAIAQGVDFDGSPIPSAKLELYTQVMGLEAGRQRSGVSNTMRSRIVRIGAKHIPQAELDQKLVDAGFAPLKEKEIAFFYGGK encoded by the coding sequence ATGACGACCGAAATTAACCTAGGAGAGCAGACTACCACAGGTGCAGATGCTATTGATGTAGCGATCGCCCAAGGAGTTGATTTTGATGGTTCTCCCATTCCATCAGCTAAATTAGAACTATACACCCAAGTTATGGGACTAGAAGCAGGTAGACAACGTAGTGGCGTATCTAATACCATGCGTTCCCGAATAGTCCGCATTGGTGCAAAACACATTCCCCAAGCAGAACTAGACCAAAAATTAGTAGATGCAGGTTTTGCACCCCTTAAAGAAAAAGAAATTGCCTTCTTCTACGGCGGTAAATAA